In Candidatus Cohnella colombiensis, one DNA window encodes the following:
- a CDS encoding transglycosylase domain-containing protein, whose protein sequence is MMPQKNREKKITSGDNITTTRWIKARRVLGWFTLITLLIIVGGGMLLLRFATLPAGAIMQSTEIMDSEGQVFASIQGGIDRQPVKLAEISPWLVKATVAVEDRRFYDHAGIDAQGLARAAWVDLRHMSKQQGASTITQQLARNLYLSHERTWTRKLKESWYAIRLEQAYTKDEIIELYLNQVYYGHGAYGAEAAARLYFNKAARELTLSESAMLAGIPKGPSYYSPHLHPKAADTRKRKVLQDMLETGQISAKQAQAAITQIVNVRPLPEHQERLAPYFADYVRKVAIQAIGIDEQLLEEGGLKIYTTLDRKMQQQAEEAITQGVKGGDDELQAALIAIDPRNGQIKAMVGGRNYKQNQYNRVFATTRQPGSSFKPIMYATALEDHAVTASTRFRSEPTLFYYDDNRQIYRPSNYNNRYFNDEIGMRQAIATSDNIYAVNTIMRVGPQDVIDMARKLGITAKLDAVPSLALGTFPVSPYEMATAFSVFAGEGRKADPIAITRIESHDGDLLYEAKAHSEQVLSPALAYLTTNLLESVFERGGTGHRVASMLKRPVAGKTGTTDSDAWFVGYTPELTTAVWIGYDRGRAIKSSESRRAAPIFAQFTEAALTNVLPSAFAIPNGVVNVYIDPTTNLLYSPECASASVQETFLAGTEPTETCVSNERESEQKLDSLNKGKSWWSKVRRWWGV, encoded by the coding sequence ATGATGCCCCAAAAAAACAGAGAAAAAAAGATAACATCAGGCGATAATATCACCACGACACGCTGGATAAAAGCTCGACGCGTGCTCGGATGGTTCACATTGATCACCCTACTGATTATAGTTGGCGGTGGGATGTTGCTGTTACGCTTCGCCACACTTCCTGCTGGAGCGATTATGCAATCTACGGAAATCATGGATTCAGAGGGACAAGTTTTCGCCTCTATTCAAGGGGGGATCGATCGTCAGCCTGTTAAGCTAGCGGAAATCTCACCATGGTTGGTGAAGGCGACCGTAGCGGTGGAGGATCGCCGCTTCTATGATCATGCCGGCATTGATGCACAGGGGCTTGCACGCGCCGCTTGGGTCGATCTTCGGCACATGTCCAAGCAGCAAGGGGCGAGCACGATCACACAGCAGTTAGCTCGCAACCTTTATTTAAGTCATGAACGTACTTGGACGCGTAAGTTGAAAGAATCGTGGTACGCCATTCGCTTAGAACAAGCTTATACGAAGGATGAAATTATAGAACTCTATCTGAATCAAGTCTATTATGGGCATGGCGCATATGGCGCTGAGGCGGCAGCACGTCTCTATTTCAATAAGGCTGCACGAGAGCTCACCCTCTCAGAAAGCGCAATGCTCGCGGGTATTCCTAAGGGTCCGAGCTATTATTCGCCACACCTGCATCCGAAAGCTGCAGATACACGTAAGCGCAAAGTGCTGCAAGACATGCTTGAAACGGGGCAAATCTCGGCGAAGCAAGCACAGGCTGCGATAACACAAATTGTTAATGTGCGTCCGTTGCCAGAGCATCAAGAACGACTCGCTCCTTATTTTGCTGATTATGTGCGGAAAGTTGCGATTCAAGCGATTGGAATTGACGAACAATTACTGGAGGAAGGCGGCCTGAAGATTTACACAACACTCGATCGAAAAATGCAGCAGCAAGCCGAGGAAGCCATCACACAAGGGGTAAAAGGTGGCGATGATGAGCTTCAAGCCGCACTAATCGCGATAGATCCTCGCAATGGGCAAATTAAAGCGATGGTTGGCGGACGAAATTATAAGCAAAATCAATACAACCGCGTTTTTGCGACAACGCGCCAGCCCGGTTCATCCTTCAAGCCGATTATGTATGCGACTGCATTGGAGGATCATGCTGTCACCGCTTCAACCCGCTTCCGTAGCGAGCCTACGCTATTCTACTACGATGACAATCGGCAGATATATCGCCCGAGTAACTATAATAATCGTTACTTCAATGATGAGATTGGGATGCGACAAGCGATTGCTACCTCCGATAATATCTATGCTGTGAATACGATCATGCGTGTTGGGCCACAGGATGTGATTGATATGGCACGCAAGCTTGGGATTACAGCGAAATTGGATGCAGTGCCCTCACTTGCACTGGGTACATTTCCAGTGAGTCCTTATGAGATGGCTACTGCATTTTCCGTATTTGCAGGAGAAGGACGAAAAGCTGATCCGATTGCGATTACTCGAATCGAATCTCACGATGGCGATCTTCTTTATGAAGCAAAAGCCCATTCCGAGCAAGTGTTGTCACCAGCACTCGCTTATTTGACTACGAATTTGCTCGAAAGTGTATTTGAACGCGGAGGTACCGGGCATCGTGTGGCAAGTATGCTAAAGCGGCCTGTCGCCGGTAAAACAGGGACAACTGATTCCGATGCTTGGTTCGTCGGCTATACACCTGAGTTAACGACTGCCGTTTGGATCGGCTACGATCGCGGTCGTGCGATCAAGTCAAGTGAATCGCGTCGTGCTGCGCCGATCTTCGCACAATTTACGGAGGCAGCTCTGACAAATGTACTGCCAAGCGCATTCGCGATTCCAAATGGCGTTGTGAACGTGTACATCGATCCCACAACAAATCTGCTCTACTCGCCGGAATGTGCGTCGGCGTCCGTTCAGGAGACGTTTCTCGCAGGTACAGAGCCGACAGAAACATGCGTTTCTAATGAGCGGGAGTCCGAGCAGAAGCTCGATTCGTTAAACAAAGGCAAATCGTGGTGGAGCAAAGTACGACGCTGGTGGGGGGTTTGA
- the speE gene encoding polyamine aminopropyltransferase, whose product MELWFTEKQTENFGITMKIKQTYVHEQTDFQELAMIETEEYGNMLLLDGMVMTTEKDEFVYHEMVAHPALFTHPNPEQVLIVGGGDGGVIREVLKHPKVKKAVLVDIDGKVIEYSKKYLPSIAGKMEDPRAEIIVNDGYMHIHDHKNTYDVIMVDSTEPVGPAVNLFTKGFYQGIYEALKEDGIFIAQTDNPWFKADLIQSVNRDVKEVFPIVRVYCANIPTYPSGLWTFTMGSKKYDPLEVDEKSIPELDTKYYTPRLHKAAFALPKFVEDLTK is encoded by the coding sequence ATGGAACTATGGTTTACAGAAAAACAAACGGAAAATTTCGGAATTACGATGAAAATTAAACAAACGTATGTGCACGAGCAGACGGATTTTCAAGAGCTGGCGATGATCGAGACTGAAGAATATGGCAACATGCTTCTACTTGATGGAATGGTTATGACGACCGAGAAGGACGAATTCGTCTATCACGAGATGGTCGCTCATCCGGCATTGTTCACGCACCCGAATCCAGAGCAAGTTCTTATTGTCGGTGGCGGAGACGGTGGCGTTATTCGTGAAGTGCTCAAGCATCCAAAGGTAAAAAAGGCAGTGCTCGTTGATATCGACGGCAAAGTCATCGAATATTCGAAGAAATACTTACCTTCCATTGCTGGTAAAATGGAGGATCCGCGCGCGGAAATTATCGTGAACGACGGCTATATGCACATTCATGACCACAAAAATACGTATGACGTCATAATGGTTGATTCAACCGAGCCTGTTGGACCAGCTGTGAATCTATTCACGAAGGGCTTCTACCAAGGGATTTACGAAGCGCTTAAGGAAGATGGAATCTTCATTGCGCAAACAGACAATCCATGGTTTAAAGCTGACCTCATTCAAAGCGTGAACCGTGATGTGAAGGAAGTGTTCCCAATCGTACGGGTGTACTGTGCGAACATTCCAACATACCCAAGCGGCTTGTGGACTTTTACAATGGGAAGTAAGAAATATGATCCGCTCGAAGTGGATGAGAAGAGCATTCCTGAGTTGGATACCAAATACTATACGCCTCGCCTGCACAAAGCAGCTTTTGCGTTGCCTAAGTTTGTAGAGGACTTGACGAAATAA
- a CDS encoding ABC transporter permease, with the protein MNLWNMIIKEIKSHLRAKESFIFLLAFPIVLMLILGSALSNAFSTNTRVGNLDLLYNNMASSPQIATAWSAFATDMEQSGLSVTSKSNELDGKQEVSNDHYAAYVELSDSGIKFYGSTKRTIESDIIQGMLIAFTDKYNLAVATYQSNSVDSQAIMGQATAQTNYVHETSLNPDRLPNSFDYYAIVMTTMFALYAAMPGSQLFNSEKKYHTLNRLIASPLSKKDLFAGKVIGSTFINFIFMITVFLFSKYVFNAYWGNHIEIVLLLLFTQVLMAVSLGLTISFFIKGDASSSVVMIFTQIASFIGGAYFPVESTTGIFSVITYLSPLRWANTSMLELIYFDNAEPAFTTMGINVGIAAVLLFIASLVVRKREVL; encoded by the coding sequence ATGAATCTATGGAATATGATCATCAAAGAAATCAAGAGTCACCTGAGAGCTAAGGAATCTTTCATCTTCTTGCTCGCCTTTCCTATCGTACTCATGCTGATTTTAGGCTCTGCACTATCAAACGCATTCTCTACAAATACGCGTGTAGGCAATCTAGATCTGCTTTATAACAATATGGCGAGCAGTCCACAAATTGCAACAGCATGGTCCGCCTTTGCAACTGATATGGAGCAATCCGGTCTTTCCGTTACAAGCAAAAGTAATGAGCTTGATGGAAAGCAGGAAGTGAGCAACGATCATTATGCCGCTTATGTTGAGCTTTCCGATTCGGGGATCAAATTTTACGGAAGCACCAAGCGAACAATTGAAAGTGACATTATTCAAGGCATGCTCATCGCCTTTACGGATAAATACAATCTCGCAGTCGCAACGTACCAATCCAATTCTGTAGATTCTCAGGCTATTATGGGGCAAGCGACAGCGCAGACCAACTATGTGCACGAAACGTCTTTGAATCCGGATCGTCTCCCGAATTCATTCGATTACTATGCGATTGTGATGACCACGATGTTCGCGCTCTATGCCGCTATGCCTGGAAGCCAGCTCTTTAACTCAGAGAAAAAGTATCACACCTTAAATCGATTAATCGCTTCTCCCTTGAGCAAGAAAGATCTGTTCGCCGGAAAAGTCATCGGAAGCACATTCATCAATTTCATCTTTATGATTACTGTGTTCCTCTTTAGTAAATATGTGTTTAACGCCTATTGGGGCAATCATATCGAAATTGTTCTTCTGCTCTTGTTCACACAAGTCCTGATGGCAGTTAGTCTTGGTCTTACGATAAGCTTTTTCATAAAAGGTGATGCCTCTTCTTCGGTCGTCATGATCTTTACGCAAATTGCTTCATTCATTGGCGGAGCTTACTTTCCAGTCGAAAGCACAACCGGAATATTCTCTGTAATTACTTATCTATCTCCACTGCGGTGGGCTAACACTTCCATGCTTGAGCTCATTTATTTTGACAATGCTGAACCTGCATTTACAACGATGGGGATTAATGTTGGAATTGCGGCAGTACTGCTGTTTATCGCTTCACTGGTTGTACGTAAACGGGAGGTACTCTAA
- a CDS encoding response regulator transcription factor codes for MKIKVLIADDNSFIREGMKIILSSFDEFEVVGSVEDGAEAVAFCQNNPVDIALMDVRMPNMNGVEATRLIIEQTNVKPIILTTFDDDEFIMDAIKYGARGYLLKNNSPERIRDAIKSVYNDHNVLQDVVLEKLKSSLMSATPVTTSTPVTLTTASTANSPATQPNSSHPSIDRSQFTDRELDVMAQIASGRSNKEISKKLFISEGTIANYITSILNKTGLEHRTQIAIYYLTGEVHMSNN; via the coding sequence ATGAAAATTAAAGTGTTAATTGCCGATGATAACTCCTTCATTCGCGAAGGGATGAAGATTATATTGAGCAGCTTCGACGAATTTGAGGTTGTCGGAAGTGTCGAGGACGGAGCCGAGGCAGTAGCGTTCTGCCAGAACAACCCCGTCGACATCGCGCTCATGGACGTGCGCATGCCGAATATGAACGGAGTTGAGGCGACGCGACTCATCATCGAGCAAACTAATGTGAAACCGATCATACTTACCACGTTCGACGATGATGAGTTTATTATGGATGCGATCAAGTATGGCGCGCGCGGCTACTTACTCAAAAACAACAGCCCTGAACGGATACGTGACGCTATCAAAAGCGTGTACAACGATCACAATGTGCTTCAAGATGTCGTGCTAGAAAAGCTCAAATCAAGCCTAATGAGCGCGACTCCTGTAACTACGTCAACTCCAGTGACACTTACAACCGCTTCAACTGCGAATTCACCTGCAACCCAACCCAATTCCAGCCACCCGTCTATTGACCGTAGCCAATTTACTGATCGCGAACTAGATGTCATGGCCCAAATCGCAAGCGGACGCTCAAACAAGGAAATCTCGAAGAAGCTGTTTATCTCCGAAGGTACAATCGCCAACTATATTACTTCTATTTTGAACAAAACAGGGCTGGAGCATCGTACGCAAATTGCAATCTACTATTTAACCGGCGAAGTACACATGTCGAACAATTAG
- a CDS encoding histidine kinase → MDFWIIGNKLSLLAFICYTAYYLPSTTNPESLLVALLILCLTVATPIFKHIRYRQALTLATIALILIGAFQINTVFMLLLPASLFELVALIKRNNVALPALLTALSLIWVPIDETPLYILTACLSLLLLTGVRSATARVDHLEVELDKLHLDKQKLSSKLHEQDEYTQQSAYTIKLEERNRLSQQIHDDIGHAMAGALIQMEASRMLTTANPDRASELLHNAINISKEGLERIRLTLKDIKPRSEELGINRLRLMVDELSTKQPIQATLGYEGDLEIITPLQWKIIQDNASEAITNALKYAQATHIHVEITVLNKFVKTAVKDNGIGIAKMVKGLGIVGMEERAATIGGTVIVDGSKGFSVTTLLPLDAR, encoded by the coding sequence ATGGACTTCTGGATTATTGGCAACAAGCTCTCACTTCTAGCCTTCATATGCTACACCGCCTACTATCTCCCATCTACGACAAATCCCGAAAGCTTGCTAGTCGCATTGCTGATCTTGTGTCTAACTGTAGCAACTCCGATCTTCAAACACATACGATATCGCCAAGCGCTTACTCTAGCAACAATCGCACTTATTCTCATCGGCGCATTTCAAATAAATACTGTATTTATGCTACTGCTCCCGGCGAGTCTTTTCGAGCTCGTAGCACTGATTAAGCGCAATAATGTAGCTCTCCCAGCATTACTTACTGCGCTATCGCTCATTTGGGTTCCGATCGATGAAACACCTCTCTATATCCTAACTGCGTGTTTGAGTTTGTTACTACTTACGGGTGTAAGAAGCGCTACGGCCCGAGTAGACCATCTGGAAGTTGAGCTCGATAAGCTGCACCTAGACAAACAAAAGCTATCGTCCAAATTACATGAACAAGATGAATATACACAGCAATCCGCTTATACCATTAAGCTGGAGGAACGCAATCGCCTCTCTCAGCAAATTCATGACGATATCGGGCATGCGATGGCTGGCGCGCTTATTCAGATGGAAGCCTCACGAATGCTAACAACCGCTAATCCTGACAGAGCCTCAGAGCTGTTACACAATGCAATTAACATCTCTAAGGAAGGTTTGGAACGAATTCGTTTAACTCTCAAAGACATTAAACCTCGTTCCGAAGAGCTTGGCATTAACCGCCTAAGACTCATGGTGGACGAGCTCTCTACGAAGCAACCTATTCAAGCTACGCTTGGATATGAAGGTGATCTCGAAATCATTACACCGCTTCAGTGGAAGATTATTCAAGACAATGCGAGTGAAGCAATCACGAATGCTCTAAAGTATGCCCAAGCAACGCATATCCACGTGGAGATCACAGTGCTGAACAAGTTTGTCAAGACGGCTGTAAAGGACAACGGCATCGGTATAGCGAAAATGGTCAAAGGACTCGGCATCGTCGGCATGGAGGAAAGAGCAGCTACCATCGGGGGCACAGTGATCGTCGATGGATCGAAAGGCTTTAGCGTGACGACATTGCTCCCTCTAGACGCACGATGA
- the speB gene encoding agmatinase yields the protein MRLNQAYSGNVFICSSDDYANSKAVIYGMPMDYTVSFRPGSRFGPGRIREASVGLEEYSPYLDRSIVDLAYFDAGDLMLPFGNAAKSLDIIGEFVSGVLADGKIPVGLGGEHLVSWPVIQQMYKKYPDLAIIHFDAHTDLREEYEGEPLSHSTPLRKAAELIGPHNLYQFGIRSGSKEDWTYALESGIHFHPFEVAAPLKGELPSLAGRPVYVTIDIDVLDPSAAPGTGTTEAGGITSKELLDAIHAIARSDVNVVGFDLVEVAPIYDPTEMTPIVASKMIREMLLGFVK from the coding sequence ATGCGTTTAAATCAAGCTTATTCCGGTAACGTATTTATTTGTAGCAGCGATGATTATGCGAACTCTAAAGCAGTCATCTACGGAATGCCGATGGACTACACCGTCTCCTTCCGCCCAGGTTCCAGATTCGGTCCAGGTAGAATTCGTGAAGCTTCAGTCGGGTTAGAGGAGTATAGTCCATATCTCGATAGAAGTATCGTGGATTTGGCATACTTCGATGCAGGCGACTTGATGCTTCCGTTCGGGAATGCGGCGAAGAGTCTCGATATTATCGGAGAGTTCGTAAGCGGTGTGCTTGCAGATGGCAAAATTCCTGTCGGTCTGGGCGGAGAGCATCTTGTTAGCTGGCCGGTTATTCAACAAATGTATAAGAAGTATCCAGATCTTGCGATCATTCACTTCGATGCCCATACGGATTTACGCGAAGAGTATGAGGGTGAGCCATTGTCTCACTCGACTCCGCTACGCAAAGCAGCAGAGCTGATTGGGCCACATAATCTCTATCAATTCGGAATTCGTTCCGGATCCAAAGAGGATTGGACGTACGCGCTTGAATCGGGTATTCACTTCCATCCGTTCGAGGTAGCAGCTCCGCTCAAGGGAGAGCTTCCATCGCTAGCAGGTCGTCCGGTTTATGTAACGATCGACATTGATGTGCTTGACCCATCGGCAGCACCTGGAACAGGAACGACCGAAGCGGGTGGTATTACTTCCAAGGAATTACTTGATGCGATTCATGCTATTGCTCGATCCGATGTGAATGTTGTGGGCTTCGATCTTGTCGAGGTTGCTCCGATTTACGATCCAACAGAAATGACGCCGATCGTCGCTTCGAAGATGATCCGTGAAATGCTGCTGGGATTTGTGAAGTAA
- a CDS encoding ABC transporter ATP-binding protein yields the protein MNVLEIQGLTKKFGDFIAVDNMSLNIQEGEIFGFLGANGAGKSTTINMISSLLRITKGEISILGRSITKNSLFAKSNIGIVPQEISIYEDMTAYENVRFFAGLYGLRGALLKERTEEALEFVGLSDKHKSMPKNFSGGMKRRLNIACAIAHRPKLIIMDEPTVGIDPQSRNYILNSVRKLNEMGCTIIYTSHYMEEVEEICTRIAIVDHGKIIAEGTKEQLKAIVTDTKETWIVIKSDESPPIEQLKDIPGVLSVRFEENILKINSVGEVNNLNRIIQQLIKDGVEVRSVEEQAPNLETVFLTLTGRKLRD from the coding sequence ATGAACGTATTAGAAATTCAAGGGTTAACGAAAAAATTCGGTGATTTCATCGCAGTAGATAATATGTCACTCAACATCCAAGAAGGAGAAATCTTCGGTTTCCTCGGTGCGAATGGGGCGGGTAAGAGCACAACGATCAACATGATCTCCTCGCTGCTGCGGATTACGAAAGGAGAAATTAGCATTCTGGGTCGTAGCATTACGAAAAATAGCTTATTCGCCAAGAGCAATATCGGCATCGTACCCCAGGAGATTTCGATTTATGAGGATATGACCGCTTATGAAAATGTTCGCTTTTTTGCAGGTCTATATGGACTGCGCGGCGCGTTGCTGAAGGAACGCACTGAGGAAGCTCTTGAGTTTGTTGGCTTGTCGGATAAGCACAAAAGTATGCCTAAGAACTTCTCTGGCGGGATGAAGCGCAGACTGAACATCGCTTGTGCGATTGCTCATCGTCCGAAGCTGATCATTATGGATGAGCCGACTGTGGGAATCGACCCGCAATCTCGAAATTATATTTTGAACTCGGTACGCAAGCTCAATGAGATGGGTTGTACGATCATCTACACGAGTCACTACATGGAGGAAGTCGAGGAAATCTGCACCCGGATCGCAATTGTCGACCACGGCAAAATCATTGCAGAAGGAACGAAGGAGCAGCTAAAAGCGATTGTAACGGATACGAAGGAAACTTGGATTGTGATCAAGTCAGATGAATCACCCCCTATTGAACAGTTGAAAGATATCCCTGGTGTGCTCTCTGTTCGATTTGAGGAAAATATTCTAAAGATCAATTCAGTCGGTGAGGTCAATAACCTCAATCGGATCATTCAACAGCTTATCAAGGATGGTGTCGAAGTTCGTTCCGTAGAAGAGCAAGCACCTAATTTGGAAACTGTATTCCTGACCCTTACAGGTCGGAAACTACGCGATTAA